The following DNA comes from Agelaius phoeniceus isolate bAgePho1 chromosome 7, bAgePho1.hap1, whole genome shotgun sequence.
CTTGCTGGTGCCTGAAGTTCCATCAGCTCCACACACAGGCACCCCTGGGCCTCAAAACAGTCGACAAACCATAGAAATGCTCTTTCATTTATTGCACCAAAGTGCTCTTCCAGAATCTTCAGGAAGGGCTGTGTCCTTCAGATGTCCCCGTTGAGCCAGCGGTTCTTGGCTATCTGCCCCGCGCCAGGCCGGGACGATGGGGTGTACTGCAGCAGCTGGGTGATGAGGGCTTGGCAGGGCTCCGGCAGTGGGGGCAGCCCCTCCGGGTACATCACCCCCTTCTTCTGCAGCTGGGGCATGCTCTGCACGTTGGTATCATCAAAGGGAACGTTGCCCACCACCATCATGTAGAGCATCACCCCCAGGCTCCATATGTCGTATTTCTTGGCGTCATAGGGGATGCCCATGAGCACCTCCGGGGAGGCGAAGGCCGCCGTCCCGCAGAAGGTGGTGCTCAGGTCCGGGTACCCTTTGAGCTCCTTGCTGAAGCCGAAGTCGCTGATCTTGGCGCGGCGGCCGTCGGCCGAGAGCAGCACGTTCTCGCACTTGAGGTCCCGGTGCACCAGGTTGCGGTCGTGCAGGTAGCGCACGGCCCTCACCACCTGCACGAAGATGTCCCGGGCATTGGGGGCGcagggcagctttcccagaTTCTCCAACATCTGCAGCAGGGTAGTGTCCATGGCCTCCATCACGATGTAGAGCTTCCTGTTACAGACCTCGATGAGCTCGTAGACGCGCACGATGTTGGGGTGCTGGATCCTGCGCACGATGGAGAGCTCCCGGGGCAGGAACTTGAACACGACGGCTCGGGACGCTCGCTGCCGGTCCACCACCTTGACGGCCAGGGGCCCCTTGTGTTTGCTGGAGGTGGCCGCCTTCACCTTGGAGAAGCTGCCCTCCCCTATGGTCTGACCCAGCCTGTAGCCCAGCTCGTTGAGTATCCTCTCTCCTCCATCAGACTTTGGCATGGTCTCTGGTGCCGGTGGGCTTTCCTGGGGCTTCTGTTCttggggctggggctccccaGCATTGGGAGGCTGTATTATCTGCTGCATGGCAGCTGCTCACCTTTGCAACAACGGTATGACAACCCTTGCTTCCACGCCCCACCCGGGTATTGTGATGGGTGGAATGTTGTGTGTCATAGGAACTTTGGGACGTGATGCGGGCGTCTGGTGGGTCCCCGTTGCTCATGGGTGCCCCTGGCATGCCTGCACAGGAGACaaaacagctggggctggaTACTTTGGAGCTTTTACCCTTTCAGCTTCTTCATTTGAGTTCTCAGCATAGGGCTGTGGGCATGAAAGTTCAAATGTCAGTTTTCTGGGGTCAGGGACCCATTTGGAGACCTACACCAGTTTTGTGCAGGGATATTACTTGCATTAAAGTCCAAACTACACAGAGTGGTACAAGGGAGTGACTTCTGCTTGCACTAACCGTGAACTACCTTGGCTGGCTATAAATACTGACTTCTTTGGTGATGGTGCACAGAGCTATTACCTTACTAGGGAGGCTTTCTGACCTTCTGTGGAGTAGACAGGGAACTTTAAATgcatctttcagaaaaaaacagcttttctgtttCTTGAGCTTGGAATTGCTCTTTATCTGTTTTTATCAAAATGATATTTTGGAGACTTACAGAGAAGTGAGACCTGAGATCCTTCTCAGACCTTCTGTAACTTGGATTTTAAAAGGTTATAGTCAGTTTTAGTTGCCATAACGTAACAGTCAAATTGAGCggagggcagctgggctgggccacaACACCCACTCCAGAGCAAGGCATCTCTCCCATCACACTCTGTCTCTCAGGCCAGTGTCAGCTCCTTCTTCCAGGTGCTGCATCCTTGgctgtttttttctgatttgtgCTGGGTTTTTTAAGCTGCTCAAGTATCCTGGTCTCCCTGTGGAGCCCACATTTCCTTTCCAGCTGTACAAAGAAGCCTAGGACCACAAAACCCCGTCTTCCAAAACACCAACCCAAACACTATTTTTAGGTTTTGAATATATGTTTCATTTTGCAAGTCAGTTATAAAGAGGAATGGTGATCAGCTGAAGATGAAAGAAAATCTTTCTTGTGAGTCCATCTAGCCAGTATTCTGAAGTCACTTTGAGGAAATTAAAATGGGTCAAAGCTGCAAACATGGGTCTGTATGTGCTGCAGGGGAGCTTTACTCTGAACTAAGAGCAAGTAAAGCAGTCACCATGTCGAGTTCTATCTGCTTAGAGGTTGTGGGTCCAAACCAAACCACTTTCCCACTTCAGGTGTTATTTGTACAGGCCAGTTGGAAGTATGGAAATTCAACATGCCATGGAAATGTGGTTGCCAAGCATGTACCACCAGTAATACCATCAGGCTGTACCAGCAGGCATGTTTGGGCCTTCAAATAAATGCCCCCAGATTTCTTATTTCTGAAGTGGATCAGCAAGAAGCCATTTCCAGAAGTCCCTGTTCAGAAACTGATGTTACtgaacacaaaaaaatcccacctaGCAATCAGCAGGCAGATGCAGAAACCCATTTTGCTGGATAGACATGATTTCCTGACAAGTTTAGCCCTTGAGTCATAACCACAGTGACTTCAGCAGAGGTCTGAGCTGGACTTTTCAGAGGAGCTGGGAACTTTGAGATGGCTAAACAGAACTGAACCAATGTGGGCATTTTTATGAGGGGGAAGTGCTTAGGCCAGGCTTCCCTTCCCCACTTAGTACCAAAGCACCTCTGGAAAACaacactgctgctcctgggaatAGGAGGACGTGTACAGGGGCCTGGCTGATGCTcagaatgtattttaaaataggaatggGCAGTCACATGACAGGCACATTCCTAAAACCCACAGGTAAATCCTCACCTATGGGAAGCCCCCTTGAAGCCCCTACAGTAGGATAACCAGAAGAGGGATTGTCCACACCGATGTGGAAAAACCAAAGTGGCAGCTACAAATCGGGTTGCAATGGTAAGGAGCAATGTAGAGGAGTCCTGTGCTGAGGCTAATTCTTCATCTGCTCGAGGGAGCAGGTCACTTTGGGAAAGTTTTCTGCAAACTTGGCTGAAGTGGGCAGTTTCAGTCCTAGTAAGCCCTCCTGGGAGCCCAGAAAAAGCCTTGTGCagtcagatgctgctggagcaTCCTAGGGGTGGGAAGGCTTGAAGGAGATAGGGAGGCAAGCCCTGGTTTCCCAGGGAGGAAGCAGCTACCGAAGCAAACACTCCCCCTCCTGTGtgctccaggctgcagctctgtgagctGCCGAGGCTGCAGGCATCGCTGCTGTGgatccctgagctcctgccccACGGCCAGCAGCGAGGCTGGGACTGCTGCAAACAGCTCCAAAGGCAGGCAGCAAGAGGTTGGGATGAGAGGGGCTGGTTtggcagggcactgccaggcagaggaggaggaatgacAGCTGAGCTCAGCTTTCTGTGCTGTCCTCAGATCTcagagaaacagatttttttttttggttggctgCTGGCTCAACATTTATTGGTGTAAAAATGCACCCAAAAATCTCTTTTGCTTTCAATTCCTGCACCTCAAGTACTGCTACCTGTGGTATAAATATTTAGGTCACACTGATATACTTTGGTAGTGTACTCACTACCAAGATATATAAAAAAATGCCAAGCTTCTGTGCTTTctagataatttttttcatcaAAGCTCTGTTTGTAAAACTCACTTGTTCCATTGCTCTTGTTAATGAGAGCAATCAGAAATCAGGCAGCAATTACTGTTTTGTTAAAAGTGTGGCAtgtgagcaggaggagctggtcTGCAGAGGTACAAATTATAGGAGCTCACTGTCAGGGATTTTGTAATGGGATGGTGGCACTGTTGTGCACCAGCCTGGCATGAAGTTAGTCCTCTGGCAAGGTACTGATCAGCTCCTGAAGGACCATCCCTCTTCCTGGTCAGCTCCTGAAGGACCACCAGGTAAGCCAGCTTGCTGGGAAGCTAATGTAGCTGGAGATCTCTGGCCTTATGTGTACAACCACCTTCAATCGACTGGACAAGAACACACAGGCCATGACTTCTAACAGAGGAggcacttttttctttctgcatcacCCATAGGTATTT
Coding sequences within:
- the TSSK6 gene encoding testis-specific serine/threonine-protein kinase 6; translated protein: MPKSDGGERILNELGYRLGQTIGEGSFSKVKAATSSKHKGPLAVKVVDRQRASRAVVFKFLPRELSIVRRIQHPNIVRVYELIEVCNRKLYIVMEAMDTTLLQMLENLGKLPCAPNARDIFVQVVRAVRYLHDRNLVHRDLKCENVLLSADGRRAKISDFGFSKELKGYPDLSTTFCGTAAFASPEVLMGIPYDAKKYDIWSLGVMLYMMVVGNVPFDDTNVQSMPQLQKKGVMYPEGLPPLPEPCQALITQLLQYTPSSRPGAGQIAKNRWLNGDI